The region AGTAAGCGTTCCTCGTCCGGGCTCCACTCAAGGTTCACAGGCGGACCTCCCTGCCCGTGGCCCGGTCGATCGTGGTCCGCGCGGGCGAGGTCAGGTACTGCCCGACCCGCGCGACGAGCATCGCCATCTCGTACGCCACCAGGCCCACGTCGGCGTCGCCCGTGCAGAGCACGGCCAGGCAGGCGCCCTGCCCCGCCACCGTCACCATCAGGAAGGCGGACTTCATCTCCACGATGGTCTGCCGTACGGGCCCGCCCTTGAAGCGCTCACCGACGCCGCGGGCGAGGCTCTGCAGCCCGGACGCGACGGCGGACAGATGTTCGGCGTCCTCCAGGCGCAGGCCCTGGGAGGTCGCCAGCAGCAGACCGTCCGTGGACAACACGATGCCGTGCTCGACCTCGCGGACCCGCACGACGAGGTCGTCGAGCAGCCACGCGAGGTCCGCGGACGCCCCGGTCTTCTGCGTCACAGGTTGTCCTCCCCTTCACCTAGCAGCTTGGCGGCCTCGGATCTGCCGCGCCTGGTCCCCGACTGGAACGAGCCCATGATCTTGCGAATGTCCTCCGGCGAGCGGTCCTCCTCGTCCTCCGGCTCCGTGCCGCCCGTCGGCTCCTCGGCGAGCGCCGGAGCGAGGCTCGCCTGGGGCACCCGGAACGGCAGCCCGGACGGGGTGAACGACGCGGCCGGGGGCTCCGGCCCGGCGGCCGGCTCGGGCCTGGGCGTCTCTGCTGCCCTCGGCACGGGAACCACCTCCTGGACTGGTAGCGGGTCCGCGTCGGGCGCGCCCACCAGCGCGATCTCGCGCGCCCCGCGTTCCCGTCGGTCGAGACGGGGACGGGTCTCCTGCTCGGGCTGTTCGTCGCCGTTCTCCATGACGAGTTCGCGCGGCAGCAGGACGACCGCGGTCGTGCCGCCGTACGGCGACGCCTTGAGCGACACCCTGATGCCGTGCCGCTCGGCGAGACGGCTGACCACGTAGAGGCCGAGCCGAGCGGTGCTCGACAGGTTGAACTCGGGCGGATCGGCGATCCGCTGGTTGGCCGACTCCAGGTCGTCGGGGCTCATCCCGAGACCCCGGTCCTCGATCTCGAGGGCGTACCCGCTGGCCACCACCTGACCGCCCACCTGCACCATCGTGTACGGCGGGGAGAACGACACCGCGTTCTCGATCAGCTCCGCGAGCAGGTGGATGACGTCGCCGACCGCGCGCCCGTTGAGCGCGGTCTGCCCCATCGGCAGCACGGTGACCCGGGTGTAGTCCTCGACCTCGGCCAGCGCGCCGCGTACGACGTCGACCATGGGCACCGAGCGCCGCCAGGCGCGGGCGGGGGACGCCCCGGACAGGACGATGAGGTTCTCGGCGTTGCGCCGCATGCGGGTGGCGAGGTGGTCGATGCGGAACAGGTCCTTCAGCTCCGCCGGGTCCGATTCGCGCCGCTCCATGACGTCGAGCAGGGTCAGCTGGCGGTGGACCAGCGACTGCGTGCGCCGGGCGAGGCTCAGCAGGATGTCGCGGATGCTCTGCCGGAGCTGCGCCTCCTCGACCGCGGTGCGGATCGCGGTCTCCTGCACCGTGTTGAACGCCGCGCCCACCTGGCCGATGACGTCCGGGCCGAAGTTCAGCGGCGGCACCTCCGCGTGGACGTCGACCTTCTCACCCTGCGCGAGGCGGGCGACCACTCCGGGCAGCCGTTCGTTGGCCAGTTCGAGCGCGGCCTCCCGCAGCTTCTCCAGCTGGCGGACCAGTGCCCTGGCCGTCGTGATCGACAGGATGACCGACGCGATGACCGCCACCAGGCCGAGCACGCCGGCCAGCACCAGCCGGATAATGACGCCGGCGGCGACGGGGGCCGCCCGGTCGATCATCGTCGTGCCCGCGCCGCTGACCACGTCGTGCAGCTGGGCCAGGGCGGCCGACGTCGTGGACTGCCACTGCTCCCCGCTGACGGGCACGCGCAGGCCGGGCCTGCCCTGCTCCGCGACCATGTCCTCGAGGTCGTGGAGCCGGACGAGTGCGGCGCTGTTCTTCAGCCGCCGGCGGACGTCGGGAAGCGGCTCCTCCAGGTCGGCCTGCGCCAGGTCCATCACGTTGCGTTCGGCGCCGACGAGCTGGATGAACTGGGCGACCTCCGCCTGGCCGAACCTGCCCGCCCCGATGATGCCCGTCAGTAGCGCGTCTTCCCGCGATATAAGCTCTCGTGCCCAGTTCAGGCTGATAAGTGTCCGCGTGTCTTTCGCGATTTCGTCATCGTCGAGAGTGGCGAGCGCGTAGTAGGTCTGAAAGAGGGCGTCGATGGAGTCGTTGTAGGCGCCGGCGACCCTGTTCCGGTCCACCTGACGCGCGTCCACGACGTTCCGCGCCGAATTGAGCTGGTCGAGCTGCCGGGACGTGCGGTCGATCCGTCTCTGGAGCCCGTCGGTCGCCGCGAACCGCATGACGTCGGTGCGCGTGAGCCTGCGGAACTCGGCGGCGGCGGCGTCCGTACGGCTGCGCTGGGCGGCGAGTTCGGCGGACGGGACCAGCGCCGGGTTCACCACGCGGGAGACCGACAGGCGCCGCTCCTTCTGCAACTCCAGCAGCAGGGTCTCGCTCGGCTGGGCGACGTTGCTGTTGTAGACCGTCACCCACGCGAGGTTGAGACCGTCCCGCACGGTCACCCACGCGGCGAAGATCCACAGGGCCGCGAGCGACACGAGCAAGGCCGTGACTTTGGTCCGCACGCGGGAGTTGCGGAAGCGCATAATACCCACCAAGCGACATATGAAGAGCCGTCATAGCGCGTTTCCCGGCGATTAACCAGAAGCTCATCGCTAGGGCGGCGGACATCGCCCAAACTTTATAGCCGCGCCACGCCCCGCTACCTTAGCAATGGAAGGAAAATCGCTCAAGGCCGCATTATGTACGCTATTCGGGCCAAATGTACGAATGTATGCCTATATACCGTGATCAAGCGACCTGGGGATCATAGTTGACGATGCGCATCGACAACAAGTCGGCTGGACTGTGCGAGGTGCAGGGCGGCGAGGATCGCCGCTTCGACGACCGCCACCGGCAGGTAGAGGTCCTTGTCGTGCCACAGGGGCGGGTCGTCGGCCTCGTCCGACCGGAGCAGGTAGTCATACCCTCTGGCGGCCACCTCCGCGACGAGCCCGTCCTCACGGTGGTTGTCGCGGCTCAGCAGGAGCAGTTGCATCGCGTAGGCCGTCTCCTCCCGGGTGCCGCACCAGCGGCCCCAGGAGCCGTCCGGCCGCTGGGTTCGCAGCACCCAGTGCACTGCGCGCCGCACGGAGGAGGCGCAGCCGGCGCCCCCGAAGGAGTCCAGCGCCAGTGCGCAGGAGACAGTCGCGTAGTAGGGCGAGGCGTGCCAGCGGTCGTCCCACCACCCCTCCGGCCGCTGGCGTTCACAGAGCCAGACCCCGATCGCGTCCATGTCCGGCCGATAGCGCTCGGCGGCCTCCGGCCGCACCGCCGCGTACTGCCCGAAAGCGTCGAGGACGTGGGCGTTCACGCTGACCGACGCACCCTCCTCCCCCTGCCAGGTGCAGAAGTGGGTGTCCGTACGGAAGGCGCACAGGCTGTCCGGCTCGTACGGCATGCCGAGGAGCGCGAGGGCGTACAGGGCGACCGACGTGGTGTCGGCGTCCGGAGGCAGCCCGGCGCCGGCGGGCGTGCCGACCGGCTGGATGGCGGCCCGCAGATCCGCCAGCATCTCCGGCGGCACCTCGAAGAGGATCCCCGCACGAGCGAGCCAGCTCAGCACCCACCCGCGCTCGAAAACCGTGATCGGGAGGCCCACCGGAACCGGCCCTCCGTACCGTCGCGCGACCGCCTCCAGGTGCCGCCTGGCCGCGGTGCCCGAGTCCGGCAGGGCACGGCCGTTGAGCCAGGCCGCGGTGGCGGCCGGGGAGGCGCCGACGGTGCCGATCGACGTGGGCTGGACACCCGGGATCCCGTGGGCGGCAGGGCCGACCACCTCCAGCGCGTGCATGAGTTTCTGCGGCAGTTCCGCGCCGGAACCGGCCCTCGACCTGACATAGGCGAGCGTGCGGTCGTTCATGCCCGCGGGCAGCCGCAGCCTCGGCCGCCCGCCGAGGTGCGGCACACCTTCGCCGCCCAGCGTGTCCAGATGCGCGTTGACCAGACCCACCAGCGCGGGCACGATCAGTTCGATCGCCGGCATGTCGGGAAAAAGCGGCGCACTGCCCTGCGGCGGCCAGCCGAGCAGCCAGTCCAGCCCTCGGCCGGCCGCCCGCGAGAGTGACTCCCCGTCGGGCTCCCCCCGCGACACCGCGCACAGAAGCGCCTCGGTCGCGCTCAACGTGGGGACGAGGGCGTATCCCTCCGGCCCGCCCCAGCGGCCGTCGGACTGCTGCCCGTTCAGCAGGAACCGCACCCGCTCCGGGTGGCCCACCAGCCACGGCGCCAGGCTCACCAGCCGCCCGGTCTCGTACACCGAGGGGGAGACCGTGCCCCACGGCCGGACCATGAGATCGGTGACCAGTTCGGCGGCGGCGGCCGGGACGTCGACCGCCTTGGGGAAGGTCAGGCCGCCGACGTTCACAGTCCGCCCCAGTAGTCGGTGATCCCGTAGAAGCCCATGCTGTACCCGATCTGCCTTTCCAGATAGACCACCTCGTCCGGGCAGACGTCGCGCAGCGGCTCCAGGAGCTCGCCGCACCCGTCCACCAGGACGCCGACGCGTCCGGCGATCTCCTCCCGGCCCGAGCAGAGCATCAGCGCGTTGAGATCGCCCCAGGCGAGGTCCCGCTCGTAGGTGGCCAGGTCGTTGAGCAGGCGGAGGACGCGCTGTACCTGTCCGCTCGCGGCCCTGAGCTCGTCGAAGTGGCCGAGCGCGGCCGGGTCTCCGCCCCGGATCCAGTGGGACACGTTGACGAAGGACGAGCCGAAGTTGTCCGCGTTCGCGAGGTACTCGTCCAGGGTCGGCAGCGGCGTCCCCTCACGGGCGGCCGTCTTCCAGTCCCACTCCCGCGCCATGGCCGACAGCGTCCGCCGCAGTTCCTCCCTCCAGACGGGCTCGAGGCCGGCGAACGCGGGTGCCGCGGCGAGCTCCTCCCGGATCTCGGCGAGAAAACGGCCCAGGGGGAAGTCCGGCGGCGGCAGAGCGCCGTCCGCCACGTCCAGGCAGCCCCGGACGAGGGGGTCCACCTCCTCCCGCGACGTCGCCACGTAGTCGAGGAGCCAGTCGAGCGCGAAGATCCACAGCGCCGTGCGGCTCGCGACACGCAACCGGTCCGTGCTCGCCCACATCGCGCCGAACGCGTTCGCCTGCGCGACCGCGCTGAACAGCGTGGAGTCGAACGGCCGCGCGGGAAAGAGACCGGGGTAGGCCGCCTGGCACTCGCGCAGATCCCGCTGGAGCCCGGCGGACACGGCGGCGGCGGCACCGCACTCCCTGGCCGCCCGGAGCGCGTCTCCTGTCGGCTTCGTCTTGTGCATGATGTCCCGTTAGTCGCTGGGGATGGGGCGCAGGGTGATCTCGACCCGCTGGCGTGGCCGCAGCGAGGCCCCCATCTGGGGCGTGGCCACCTCCGGGCTACAGGAGAGCAGTTCGTAACGGCTGAGGATGCCGGCGATGATCAGCTGGGCCTCCAGCATGAAGACGTGCATGCCGAGACACTGATGAGGACCCCCGCCGAACGGAAAGTACGCGTACCTGTGCCGGCTCGATGACCGGCGCCCGGAGAAGCGGCCGGGGTCGAACTCCTCCGGCCGCTCCCAGAACTCCTCCATGCGGTGGGTGATCAACGGGCTTATGACGATCGTCTCGCCCTTCTTGAGCAGCACGCCGCCGAGGGGCTCCGACTTCACGACCATCCGGGGGAACAGCCAGCCCACCGGGAACAGCCGCAGCAGTTCCTGCACGACCTGCTTCGTGTAGGGCAGGTCCGCCAGATGGGCGGGCCCTACGGGCCCGTCCCCGACGACGAGGCCGATCTCCTGCCGCAGTCTCGCGGCCACCTCGGGATGCGCCTGCAGGAGGGGCCACAGCCAGGTGAGCGCGCCCGCTGTGGTCTCGGTGGCGGTGGCCAGCATGGCGACCAGGTTGTCGCGCACCCATCGGGCGCTCCGCCTGCCGCCCACCGCATCCGCGGCCCGGCACAGGACCGAGACGATGTCGTCGCCCTCTCCGGGACTGTCCATGTGCCTGTTCACGAGCGGAACCACGACGTCGTCGATCGTCCGCACGGCGTTCCTGAAGGCGCGGTCTCCCGGAACCGGGAAACGGTAGGGGACGAAAGGGAGCAGGTAGCGGAAGATGACGGACGTGCCGACGGCGTCGAACGCCGGGGCGAGCCGCGCGGCGTCCGCCATGTCGATCTTGTCGCCGAAGAAGACCCGCATCACGACCCTGTTGACGATCCTCGCCATCGTCGCGGGCACGTCGATCGGAAGGCCGGACTCGGCGGGCCGGGCGAGCTCGTCGATCCCCTCGGCGACCGCCTCCGCCATGCGGCCGGCGAGCCCTTCGACGTTCTTTGCGGTGAACACGGGCTGCAGAACCTTGCGGCTGCGCTCCCATGCCGGCCCGTCGGACATGACGCCGTCGCCGAACAGCCGGTGCAGTGGCTTCCAGAGGACGCCGTCACGCAGGTAGTTGGCGGAGTTGCCGCGCAGGACGTGCTGCAGGTGATCCGGGTGTGTGATCAGGTACGGCCGGAAGGGACCCAGATTCACCCTGACGACGTCGCCACCGGTCCGCCGGCCGATCTCGAGGACGGCGTGAACCGGATCGCGAATGACGGCGGGAAGGACCTGCCGGAGGGGAAGGGTTCTCGCTTGTCGGATCGGTTTCGCGTCAACCTCGATCGGCATCCGGCCTGCTCCCCACCTGACGATCACACCATTCGCGAAGTATCACATGACCCACACCGATTGATCAATGTTTGCAGGCAAGTGACACTCTTGTCCTGTGAGGCGCGAGATGCGGGGATAGTGCGGTTTGCCCGAATTGTGAGCCTTGACACGTTTTGCGGGAGCCGAAAGAGGGAAAGGCCAGACCTCATGGCCTGGCCCCTCCTCACGACGCGCCGTCAGGCGTGGCTGGTCACCAGCAGCGCGATCCCCACGAGGATGACGACGGGAATCAGCCACACCACGACCTCGCCGAGGAACTCCTTGTACATGGGGACCGAATCCTCTCGGTGACGTGCAAAAGTGAACGGACCTGCAGCATATTCGGTCCCGCTGCCAGGCGAAACCCGCCTCGCCCCCGAACGGAGGCCTCCCCGGCGGCAGTGGTCCCCCTCCGGCGATGATCGCGCCTGCCCCGTGGCGGGTCACGATGCGTGGGTCCGGGAGCCTGACGATCAGAGTGAAACGTACATATGTCGCCGCAGGCCGCGGTGTTCTCCAGCCCGCGGCCCTGGGCCAACCGGGAGGCCGCTCTCTACCATCGCGCCGGACGGCACGAGGGGAGACGCGATGTCGAAGACAAGTGCGGTGATGGCGGCCCTGCTCGTGGTGCTCGGGGTGCTCGTCACCCGGCCCGCGCAGGCGGCCCCGGTGCGGATCATGGCGCTGGGCGACTCGATCACCGGATCGCCCGGCTGCTGGCGGGCACTGCTGTGGAACAGGCTGCAGAGCAACGGCTTCACCAACATCGACATGGTGGGTACCCTGCCTCCGCAGGGCTGCTCGGTCCCCTACGACGGCGACAACGAGGGTCACGGCGGCGCGCTGGTCACCAACGTCGCCGACCAGAACCAGCTGCCCGGATGGCTCTCGGCGACCCGTCCCGACATCGTGCTGATGCACTTTGGCACCAACGACGTGTGGAGCAACAAGCCCACCGCGACCATCCTCGCGGCGTACGGCACGCTCGTGGACCAGATGCGGGCGAGCAACCCGAACATGAGGGTGCTGGTCGCGAAGATCATTCCGATGAACCCGGGCACTTGCCCCGAGTGCGGGCAGCGGGTGGCCGACCTGAACAACGCCATCCCCGGCTGGGCCGCCGCCAAGACCACCGCCGCGTCCCCGATCCAGGTGGTCGACCAGTGGACCGGCTTCAGCACGAGCGCGGACACCTACGACGGCGTCCACCCCAACGCGAGCGGCGACCAGAAGATGGCCGACCGGTGGTATCCGGCCCTGTCGGCACTGCTCGGCGGCGCCCAGCCGTCGCCGTCCGCATCGCCGTCCGCATCGCCGTCGCGGTCGCCTTCCCCGTCCCCGTCCGCGTCACCCTCCCGCTCGCCCTCGCCCTCGCCGTCCGCGTCGCCGTCGCGTACGCCGTCGACGGGCCCCGGAGGGTGCTCCGCCACCTACGTGGTCACCAACCAGTGGGGCGGCGGCTTCCAGGGCGAGATCACGGTGAAGAACACCGGCACGGCTCCCATCAGCGGCTGGACCGTGACCTGGACCTTCGCGAACGGCCAGCAGGTCTCCCAGGCGTGGAACGGCACGCTCACCCAGAGCGGGGCGAGCGTGACGGCGAAGAACGTGGGCTGGAACGGCTCCCTCACCACGGGCGCCACCACGACCCTTGGCTTCCTCGCCTCCTGGAACGGCGCCAACTCCGTCCCCTCCCCGAGCTGTACGGCCACCCCCTGACCTCCACCGGGCCCGGCCGGTCACGGCGCGGCGGCCCGCCCGGCAGGCGCGCGTCCCCCGGCGTCCCCCGGTGCCCCGAGCGGGCCCCGGGGGACGCGCGCGAACGGCGGTGGACATTACCGGCAGATGCATACGAACTGAATTCCGCGCGACCCGCCCTGTTCGCCGTACGGCGGGCGTGTTCCCTGGGGCGATGGCCCAGCCCGGCAGGGCTGGCGGCTCATGCCGACGGCCGCCGCTACCGGTAGCCGGTGACGTCGGC is a window of Microbispora sp. NBC_01189 DNA encoding:
- a CDS encoding roadblock/LC7 domain-containing protein — encoded protein: MTQKTGASADLAWLLDDLVVRVREVEHGIVLSTDGLLLATSQGLRLEDAEHLSAVASGLQSLARGVGERFKGGPVRQTIVEMKSAFLMVTVAGQGACLAVLCTGDADVGLVAYEMAMLVARVGQYLTSPARTTIDRATGREVRL
- a CDS encoding nitrate- and nitrite sensing domain-containing protein; this encodes MSLAALWIFAAWVTVRDGLNLAWVTVYNSNVAQPSETLLLELQKERRLSVSRVVNPALVPSAELAAQRSRTDAAAAEFRRLTRTDVMRFAATDGLQRRIDRTSRQLDQLNSARNVVDARQVDRNRVAGAYNDSIDALFQTYYALATLDDDEIAKDTRTLISLNWARELISREDALLTGIIGAGRFGQAEVAQFIQLVGAERNVMDLAQADLEEPLPDVRRRLKNSAALVRLHDLEDMVAEQGRPGLRVPVSGEQWQSTTSAALAQLHDVVSGAGTTMIDRAAPVAAGVIIRLVLAGVLGLVAVIASVILSITTARALVRQLEKLREAALELANERLPGVVARLAQGEKVDVHAEVPPLNFGPDVIGQVGAAFNTVQETAIRTAVEEAQLRQSIRDILLSLARRTQSLVHRQLTLLDVMERRESDPAELKDLFRIDHLATRMRRNAENLIVLSGASPARAWRRSVPMVDVVRGALAEVEDYTRVTVLPMGQTALNGRAVGDVIHLLAELIENAVSFSPPYTMVQVGGQVVASGYALEIEDRGLGMSPDDLESANQRIADPPEFNLSSTARLGLYVVSRLAERHGIRVSLKASPYGGTTAVVLLPRELVMENGDEQPEQETRPRLDRRERGAREIALVGAPDADPLPVQEVVPVPRAAETPRPEPAAGPEPPAASFTPSGLPFRVPQASLAPALAEEPTGGTEPEDEEDRSPEDIRKIMGSFQSGTRRGRSEAAKLLGEGEDNL
- a CDS encoding prenyltransferase/squalene oxidase repeat-containing protein; the encoded protein is MNVGGLTFPKAVDVPAAAAELVTDLMVRPWGTVSPSVYETGRLVSLAPWLVGHPERVRFLLNGQQSDGRWGGPEGYALVPTLSATEALLCAVSRGEPDGESLSRAAGRGLDWLLGWPPQGSAPLFPDMPAIELIVPALVGLVNAHLDTLGGEGVPHLGGRPRLRLPAGMNDRTLAYVRSRAGSGAELPQKLMHALEVVGPAAHGIPGVQPTSIGTVGASPAATAAWLNGRALPDSGTAARRHLEAVARRYGGPVPVGLPITVFERGWVLSWLARAGILFEVPPEMLADLRAAIQPVGTPAGAGLPPDADTTSVALYALALLGMPYEPDSLCAFRTDTHFCTWQGEEGASVSVNAHVLDAFGQYAAVRPEAAERYRPDMDAIGVWLCERQRPEGWWDDRWHASPYYATVSCALALDSFGGAGCASSVRRAVHWVLRTQRPDGSWGRWCGTREETAYAMQLLLLSRDNHREDGLVAEVAARGYDYLLRSDEADDPPLWHDKDLYLPVAVVEAAILAALHLAQSSRLVVDAHRQL
- a CDS encoding terpene synthase family protein; amino-acid sequence: MHKTKPTGDALRAARECGAAAAVSAGLQRDLRECQAAYPGLFPARPFDSTLFSAVAQANAFGAMWASTDRLRVASRTALWIFALDWLLDYVATSREEVDPLVRGCLDVADGALPPPDFPLGRFLAEIREELAAAPAFAGLEPVWREELRRTLSAMAREWDWKTAAREGTPLPTLDEYLANADNFGSSFVNVSHWIRGGDPAALGHFDELRAASGQVQRVLRLLNDLATYERDLAWGDLNALMLCSGREEIAGRVGVLVDGCGELLEPLRDVCPDEVVYLERQIGYSMGFYGITDYWGGL
- a CDS encoding cytochrome P450, producing MPIEVDAKPIRQARTLPLRQVLPAVIRDPVHAVLEIGRRTGGDVVRVNLGPFRPYLITHPDHLQHVLRGNSANYLRDGVLWKPLHRLFGDGVMSDGPAWERSRKVLQPVFTAKNVEGLAGRMAEAVAEGIDELARPAESGLPIDVPATMARIVNRVVMRVFFGDKIDMADAARLAPAFDAVGTSVIFRYLLPFVPYRFPVPGDRAFRNAVRTIDDVVVPLVNRHMDSPGEGDDIVSVLCRAADAVGGRRSARWVRDNLVAMLATATETTAGALTWLWPLLQAHPEVAARLRQEIGLVVGDGPVGPAHLADLPYTKQVVQELLRLFPVGWLFPRMVVKSEPLGGVLLKKGETIVISPLITHRMEEFWERPEEFDPGRFSGRRSSSRHRYAYFPFGGGPHQCLGMHVFMLEAQLIIAGILSRYELLSCSPEVATPQMGASLRPRQRVEITLRPIPSD
- a CDS encoding cellulose binding domain-containing protein yields the protein MSKTSAVMAALLVVLGVLVTRPAQAAPVRIMALGDSITGSPGCWRALLWNRLQSNGFTNIDMVGTLPPQGCSVPYDGDNEGHGGALVTNVADQNQLPGWLSATRPDIVLMHFGTNDVWSNKPTATILAAYGTLVDQMRASNPNMRVLVAKIIPMNPGTCPECGQRVADLNNAIPGWAAAKTTAASPIQVVDQWTGFSTSADTYDGVHPNASGDQKMADRWYPALSALLGGAQPSPSASPSASPSRSPSPSPSASPSRSPSPSPSASPSRTPSTGPGGCSATYVVTNQWGGGFQGEITVKNTGTAPISGWTVTWTFANGQQVSQAWNGTLTQSGASVTAKNVGWNGSLTTGATTTLGFLASWNGANSVPSPSCTATP